atttactaacacTCTtaccatttcaaacctgtatgacttttttcttccgcagaacacaaaataagatattttgaaaaatgctgttgaccgaacagcgatggcagccattcacttgcattggtcttgtgtccatacagtagaagtcaatgggtgccaccactgttcggttatcaacatatcttgttttgtgttgtggtttgaaatgacaagagtgtgagtaaatgatgacagaattttcatttttaagatatttttatgAAAGTGACTTAAATCTCCTAATTTAACGAAGGCATAGTACTATCTTAagctaaaccttgtctgtgaaacctggCCTACACGTGTTAATTACATTATGACAATCattaagggataatgtacagtcagcaCATTGATATTGTAAAATAATACCAACAGGGTGAACTGAACCTTAAAGTGCTGATACAGCTTAGTACTGTAAAGACTACTTcagtaattaattaattaattactctaaaatgtattataagtaaatatttgtatacgagtatatatttaagaacaaATATGATATGAACATGTGCCACAAATAAAAGTTTACCTGATTATGTACGGACTTGCCCACTCTGAAGGAGTCTCGTCCTTGATCACTAGCCTGCCTGAAATGAAATGCCACTTGCATCTGTCCAACAATAAGGTTCTCTGTTCCCCTGTCTGCCCTAACGATTCGTGGGcaacctaaaataaaaaaaaagatttgcaaGATATTTAAACCCCATACAGATGAAGTTTTGGTCAACTAGACAATTTCTAGCAGTCAAAAATACATACCACCGTGTTCTTGAACAGCATCATAGAAGTACCGTGCAATGAAGCTCTGTTTTCGGTTAGAGGTGCCAGCCTTAAGCCAAATAATTTTTCTAGAAAATCTATTAAGACATGGCAAGTATATCAAAGCAAACAAACGGCACGGGTAATAGAAACActgcaatataataaatacatttttatacatcACACTTTTATGTACAGGTTACATACCCATCAATTCCAAGATGCACCCATATTCCAAAGAATTTCAATTTATCATTTCCTGTAACCAATATAAACGATTTTCTTAGAAACATTATAGAAGGCATCTATAATTGAAACAAAGCATCAACAGTCTACTAATATGAACTCAtgtctttaaaaaacaaatatactttcttctgtggacaCAAAAAGTTTTCAtacaatgaaattaaatgtttaaaagtttCAAGGCTTACATAAATTATTCCTTTTACAGttatctatccctttaataaaatcCTTACCATCAATGTGCCAAGTATAATTTGGTCCACGACTAAAGTACTTCCTACgttcaattttcttttttccaggaCATCTTCTGATAAGACCACTGGCATCAAGCTCTGTCATTATTACACCCACATCATTCCTAGAAATAGACAAAACAATATAAGTATTGGCATAAGGAATGTGTCTGGAATAAATCTGACCATGTTTGTTAAGTTTAAATACATGTACCTGTAGCAAGGCTGGATTCCTCTGACATCACGTACCCGTTTATGCATTGCACGGATACCCTGCCAAGGTGACCAGTGTTTTAACTCACtctgaaaataaacacaattttgtATTAGACCTATTAATTAAATACAAAGgaattttataaaatgtattttcaaaatcaaGTATTTTCAAAATGCAGGTTACTTGAAAATGCACACCATTATAGCTTGCCGTAATTCGGTAAGGGGCCGGTTGTTACTCCTCCGCCTCAAACCAAGAGATTTAATTATTCTTCTTAAATGCCTTTCACTGTATGATGAAAAAAATGCTGTGAACATTTGGTGAACAAGCTTATGTCGCATTTTAAGAAAGctcaatgtatttttgtattatgaATTTACAGCCTATTCAGTATTATCAGTAAAACGATAAcaaacaacaatttaaaaatcACCTGATTTTAAATCCAGAAGCACCAAGAACAGAGCACATTTCTTTCTGTTTACATCCATTGGCAAAAAgcaattttattatttcatctacttaaagttaaggcaaatttatttaatttataaactGCCTAGCACATTTAACGTTGAAATTTAATGGAAAGTTCCATTTTCCTCAACACGTCTAACAGATATCGGGTTTACAGTGTCAAAACCTTCTACTACAAATCAAAAGGCTGAGCTTCAGCTAGCAAGCTATATCCCAGCTGGCATATGACCGACCTTCAACGTTGAAATATGGTTGAAATAATGTCAGTTCTCGTTTCAACGTTGAAACGACGTTGATACAACGTTGAATGCTGAACGGTTGAAAAAGTAACCATGAAACACTTATAAATCAACGTTGAAATTTTGTCAAGATCTGTACGTTAAATTAACATAATGTCTTTCCCATATCTTCAACAATTTTTAGACATGgcaccacccagaacaccctttctaaaaacaactagtaataacaacaatgataatataaaaaataaataactgtgaaaaaaaTTGGAATATGGGTGTAcaacagtaggtggcggcatgCGCTCAGGACAGTCCgccatttaaaagaaatttcGGCAATCACAACGACAATATTCTAAATGTCAATGTATTCAAATGTAAGTCCAGTATTAATTTGtttcatatataaaaatataaataaataatataaggtTAATTAATTTCCTGTTTCACCTTGGTCTGATTTAGTGGTGAGGTAGTGTCGCGAGATTCCACGAGAACAGCCTGAGTAACGGCTCACACAGGGAGAGCGCGGTCTGAGGAGATACGAGTCAGACGAGGAAACAGCGTGACTACAATTTATTCAAGTAAGTTAAGTCAATATAATGGCATAAATATAAGAATTTATGATTATAACGCATTATGTCAATGTCTGGGAAATTTTACAACCACAGTTAAAGCTTGTTATCATGAGGGTCAGAAAATGTTTCGACATTTGCATTGCTGAGGCCTACTTTTGCCACTTCAGATTACTTAGCCGGGGTAACGGCTCACAGAGAGAGCGCGGTCTGAGGAGAAAGTCTAACGACGTTACGAGGAAAGAGCGCGACTGCAATTTCTTCAAGTAAGTTAAGTCAGTATTATGGCATAAATATAGGCTCTGTCAATGTCTGGGGAATTTTACTGTTAAAGCTTGTTAACGCGAGGGTCAGAAAATGTTTCGACATCATCTGCGTTGCTGAGGCCTACTTTTGCCACTTAAGTGCCTTTACAGTTGTAAAGTGATTTTCAGAGAGAAAAGGGATTGAATGTATATCCGTATTAaacaattataaattatataagctattttttctgtttgaccAAGGGCATTATCATTCTGACACGCAAGTAGTGAGGTTGTTTCGTGAGATTCAGTCTCGTGCACGAGAGACGGCTCACAGAAAGAGCGCAACCTGAGATGGAACGAGTCCAAACTGATGCTTTTTTGGTAACTTTAACAGTCACTAGGCAGCGCggccgccattttggggtgacaATGCGAACTGGATaacagaaacagacagaaagCCAACGAAAGAGATGTTAAAGTGGAATAAAAGAAAGCAATATTCAGCAATCCATTGCAAAAACTATCAGTGTGACAGTACAAACCTTGCCTTTCATCGTTTTCCCCAAGTCCCTGACAGGTAATTATtcacaaaagtgtaaaaatattgtCTTATGCACCTGCTAACTTTTTACGTAGTAAACTACTTTTAGGAACTGCAGGTCCTAGCCGTAGAAACcataatattgatttatataaaaatgacacTAAATTAGAATGAGgcttattaaattaatttgctgAATTAAGTTTTTTCATTGataactttttttgtatttaacattGTGTACCTTCTGGGAGATGATAACGTTACGTTAGATTAATTTATATCACTTACTTACCTGTCATACTTAATTTAGAGAGAAATCTAATTTAATTCTTGAACAATATCCCTAGcaacttattttacctcacaagGTCTGAAATATAAATTGTATGCAGTAATGGACgatatataatttttgcagaTATTTTTCAAGTCATTTTGGCCGATATCAATATACTGTTCGTCTATAAGTGTTTTTTTGATGATAGAACAAAAGGTGCATctctttttagttttttttctatcATGGCATTTCCAAAAGTGCTTTACTTACAACCACTTATTAGTTATTACCCAAAATTGTTAGCCTGTAATAAAAAAGcaatcatatatttatttacgtGTCTCTGTTATATTTTACCTTATGTAAATATCTGCAAAACTTTTgttaaatttaatttttttacctAATTATATGAAGTTTGTAAAGGGAGTTTTATGGATtgacagcaataaaacagccCATAGTAATAATGTCTAATAAAACCTTTAAGGAAAAAATCAAACAGCTTTTAACAAGTACATATAAGTGTTTTACATACAGACTTACTGAGAATCATGATCAAAGAAATCACTTGTTTTAATGGCCAATAGCTTTAGCTGCAGCTTAGCATCAGTGTAAAAGTCTGCTGTGGAAAGCCTTCACACAGCAATCTGCCATAAACAATGTGCTTTTGTCCTCATAATATGCATTCATAAATACCTGCAGACTCTGTGCTGACTGATTATGGCTCACTGATAGAGCGAATTTGGATGGACACGACAGGAGTACAGTACTGTGCTATAGCATTAACATATAGCTGACAAACTAACAACACAGCTGTGAAATAACAAATTTATCGTGTGCTTGTTGAATATGAATCGTGTGTGTGGGCTCATTATATACATTAGACTGACAGATCAGATTGCGATCGGTTTGTGAGATCGGCCAAGTTAGTGAGTACGGATcgagtcataaaatgtgatcatcGGCCGATTCCGATCTGTGGCCGATTGATCGGAGCATTCCTAGAAGACATACTGCAAAAACTGTTTACAGTCAAGCTGTTATATTACcgttatataattatttattgtcCAACATTCCCAATTTTTCTGATGCATGTCCTTACATTAATTATATATGTTAGTGTTAATTTAGTGTTGTTATTATGCTTATACTTGAACTTAAAAGAAACTTAATCGAAACTGACAGGGTTTTGAAAGCAAAGGTTTTGTGAAAAATGGAAGACTTCTGTAAAATGAAgtgttaaaatgatttaatgattagTTTAGTAAGTTTTTCTGTGTTGTCATCATTCTGGTTGGATTTCAGTTGtaatgtgcattatttttcaaaacaaaacagctgATATTGCCTTAGCGACAGCAAAATGCTATTGGACTGTTGAGTCGCTTTTACCCCAAAATGGCTTATGCGCTGGTGTTGCAATGGAACGTTCAATTGACTTTCACTTCTTGTCAATATAGTTCTTTGGCGTGGCCATTGAAATAGATGACGAAAGAGCGTGGCTAAGTTATGTCAATTCCAAACAGAAGTgagcatccctatgccctactccctttgaAGGGCAGAGCCATTGAAGTGTGTTCTTTGAAGGGTGTAtatagggctgtgcgatttggtggaaatatctaattgcgatatttttgactgacattgcgattgcgatttgatttgcgattttaacttttctaattcaaacttgagctcaatattgttgtgtggagcacagtatgggtatagttaccctgctgaaagaaaacatagTCTGTGCTATGCGAGATTATCTGTGGtaggtaaaaaataaataagagcaTAAATCATTATGGTCTTTTTTAATTTGTGTTGTGCTTATCCAAATGACAATTTAGTGAAGTAGTCCAAATTTGACATCGGTCGTGTAAAA
The sequence above is drawn from the Triplophysa rosa unplaced genomic scaffold, Trosa_1v2 scaffold246_ERROPOS420716+, whole genome shotgun sequence genome and encodes:
- the LOC130550144 gene encoding uncharacterized protein LOC130550144, translated to MCSVLGASGFKISERHLRRIIKSLGLRRRSNNRPLTELRQAIMSELKHWSPWQGIRAMHKRVRDVRGIQPCYRNDVGVIMTELDASGLIRRCPGKKKIERRKYFSRGPNYTWHIDGNDKLKFFGIWVHLGIDGFSRKIIWLKAGTSNRKQSFIARYFYDAVQEHGGCPRIVRADRGTENLIVGQMQVAFHFRQASDQGRDSFRVGKSVHNQRAEFFNSMLKKTWIKKWQVTFETMMESGILNLDNPVHINCLQHTHLPLLQRDLTIEERLWNTHDIRKQQNIAGPFGKPDILFTSPPQGFADMLCRVDDDLLQYAEQFVCAADEPLLVANEAFRTISGAILRDTNFPSSPDGSLAAYLMLVEKFTTGLERRDIPIPSTFAEANKIYELLANETL